From Methanomicrobiales archaeon HGW-Methanomicrobiales-1, a single genomic window includes:
- the hisH gene encoding imidazole glycerol phosphate synthase subunit HisH, with product MITIVDYGMGNLGSIRNTFQRLNIETKITSNPQDILDAEKLILPGVGAFDQGMHNLTELGLLPALQKSVLANRVPILGICLGMQLLSKRSEEGHAEGLGWIDAETVRFGFDIADNHRKIPHMGWNSVNPVREGPIVSGVDAGDRFYFIHSYHISNIDEKLVTGTTEYGYSFPSLIRQDNIFGIQCHPERSHRSGFKILQNFMRF from the coding sequence ATAATTACAATTGTTGACTATGGAATGGGAAATCTCGGCAGTATCCGGAATACATTTCAGCGTCTCAACATCGAAACTAAGATAACCTCAAATCCCCAGGATATTCTCGATGCAGAAAAACTAATCCTGCCCGGGGTCGGAGCGTTCGACCAGGGTATGCACAATCTCACCGAGCTCGGGCTCCTTCCGGCTCTGCAAAAGAGCGTCCTTGCAAACCGGGTTCCAATTCTTGGCATATGCCTAGGGATGCAGTTACTCTCAAAAAGGAGTGAGGAGGGCCATGCCGAAGGATTGGGATGGATCGATGCAGAAACAGTTCGATTTGGTTTTGATATAGCAGATAATCACCGAAAAATCCCCCATATGGGATGGAACAGTGTAAATCCCGTACGAGAAGGTCCGATTGTGAGCGGTGTGGATGCTGGGGATCGGTTTTATTTTATCCATTCGTATCATATTTCGAACATTGATGAAAAACTGGTAACCGGTACAACTGAATACGGGTACTCCTTTCCCTCGCTTATCCGGCAGGACAACATTTTTGGCATCCAGTGTCATCCGGAGAGAAGTCACCGGAGCGGTTTTAAAATCCTCCAGAACTTCATGAGGTTTTGA
- a CDS encoding polysaccharide pyruvyl transferase family protein, with product MNKESPLFILAGNGPYENRGCEAIVRGTTKILRKSFTDPRFICISHFLNDVQYKEQCFHETDCAIVHHSSSLLSKKRVIKNIWKPETWSRIIQYFFDRDKFYYADMFPYLDEARAVLSIGGDNYSLDYGVPTLFTAIDDIVLERKKPLVIWGASIGPFSAIPEYERFMIDHLQKVTGIFARESASIEYLRNIGVSENVYPVADPAFLMDPVQPEVYTPIVEGAIGLNFSPLMGKFVTSGNIEKWVAMAASIIGEVARKTEMQVYLIPHVTNSGSNDYTFMQSALSLIPERKENITLVSPHYTAAEIKWLIGQMALFAGARTHATIAALSSGVPTLSFAYSIKAKGINRDIFGHTDYCMDPKDLNAKKVTDQINCMLGQESSIKKNLHDRIPVIQRSAMHAGKELKRLIGEN from the coding sequence ATGAATAAAGAAAGCCCCTTGTTCATTTTAGCTGGAAATGGACCTTATGAAAACAGAGGTTGTGAAGCAATCGTTAGGGGAACGACGAAAATCCTGCGGAAATCCTTTACGGATCCTCGTTTTATTTGTATAAGCCACTTCCTGAATGACGTACAATATAAAGAACAGTGTTTTCATGAAACAGATTGTGCGATTGTCCACCACTCCTCAAGTCTGTTAAGTAAAAAAAGAGTAATCAAAAATATCTGGAAACCAGAAACTTGGTCTAGAATCATTCAATATTTTTTTGACCGTGATAAATTCTATTATGCTGATATGTTTCCGTATCTTGATGAGGCCCGCGCAGTCCTCTCCATTGGGGGGGACAACTACTCCCTTGACTATGGAGTACCGACCCTCTTTACTGCAATTGATGACATTGTTCTTGAACGTAAAAAGCCCCTTGTGATTTGGGGGGCTTCAATAGGTCCGTTCAGTGCAATCCCTGAATACGAGCGATTTATGATAGACCATCTTCAAAAAGTCACGGGAATCTTCGCTCGTGAATCGGCTTCAATTGAATATTTGAGAAATATTGGAGTGAGTGAGAATGTGTACCCGGTCGCTGATCCGGCTTTTCTGATGGATCCGGTTCAACCGGAGGTATATACTCCCATAGTGGAGGGTGCCATCGGTCTTAACTTTAGCCCCTTGATGGGAAAATTTGTTACCAGTGGCAATATTGAAAAGTGGGTAGCAATGGCAGCTTCGATCATTGGTGAAGTGGCTAGGAAAACAGAGATGCAAGTTTACTTAATCCCTCATGTGACTAATTCAGGCTCTAATGATTATACTTTCATGCAGAGTGCACTATCCTTGATTCCAGAGAGAAAAGAAAATATTACACTTGTATCCCCCCATTATACTGCTGCAGAGATAAAGTGGCTCATTGGTCAAATGGCGTTATTTGCTGGGGCACGAACACACGCGACCATTGCTGCGCTTTCATCGGGTGTTCCGACCCTAAGTTTTGCGTACAGTATCAAGGCCAAGGGAATTAACCGAGATATTTTCGGTCACACTGACTATTGTATGGATCCCAAGGATCTAAATGCGAAGAAAGTTACTGATCAGATTAATTGTATGCTCGGCCAAGAATCTTCGATTAAGAAGAATCTTCATGATCGGATCCCAGTGATCCAGAGATCGGCAATGCACGCCGGGAAGGAATTGAAACGACTCATTGGAGAAAACTAA
- a CDS encoding N-acetyltransferase, with translation MIPDNCLNNQLSFRMVKSSLIGLPSPSAIRSDKFPGVRIGSDPIIGNHCIIYGNVFIGDEFRCGDNVLIRDNTSLGDGVSIGNWSFIDNDVVVADRVTIGDEVWVPRSTWIGSHVVIGPGVRFLSESFDAGAISSRPPGIILEEGCIIGKNAVISPGVCVGAGARVADEAVVTEDVPPVIILNHDNS, from the coding sequence ATGATTCCCGATAACTGTCTGAACAATCAACTGTCATTCCGGATGGTCAAATCCTCCCTGATTGGCCTTCCCTCGCCATCTGCCATCAGGTCTGATAAATTTCCCGGTGTACGGATTGGATCGGATCCGATTATAGGAAACCACTGCATCATTTACGGCAATGTATTTATCGGGGATGAGTTCAGGTGCGGCGATAATGTACTCATTCGCGACAACACCTCGCTGGGAGACGGTGTTTCGATCGGCAACTGGTCTTTTATCGATAACGATGTTGTGGTAGCCGACCGCGTTACCATTGGCGATGAAGTCTGGGTACCCCGATCAACCTGGATTGGCAGTCATGTGGTTATCGGCCCCGGTGTCCGGTTCCTGTCCGAGTCCTTCGATGCAGGTGCAATTTCGTCGAGACCTCCGGGGATCATTCTTGAAGAGGGTTGTATCATCGGGAAAAATGCGGTTATCAGCCCGGGGGTTTGTGTCGGGGCCGGTGCCCGGGTGGCAGATGAAGCGGTAGTTACTGAGGATGTGCCACCGGTTATCATTCTTAATCATGATAACTCCTGA
- a CDS encoding 4Fe-4S ferredoxin, which produces MKPAVLSSVVDCDLCIGCGVCASICPDQILEIQFNKFGEYTPVSKGDCTKECGLCLKVCPFADGNPDEDDIGKELFFNIAHIQHRSETGYFLATYAGYSNIGENREHGSSGGMATWLLETLLKDGIVDAVACVTHNPDTEKLFKFSIFSSVEEIRSASGSAYYPVELSNVIRFILDNPGKYAIIGLPCFVKSIRLAQQRNKKLRERIVVILGLTCGQLKNKYFTSYIGALSGLNAAPTRVFFRGKDYKQTANNYYFSFKDNSGKEFRIHRNDGISEAWGNRWFTQNACNYCDDIFAECADVSFMDAWLPEYASDPLGTNLIIVRSQRALEIFQGAIMNHAINVDEISIGDVVQSQEGVIAVKRDHLSYHLYLLNKNGITPLKKRVDMGKKMNPFILKIIRLKEKMRITTRCYPAAVNGNEVFNSEMLRKSMNHYINQIHLLQKFSSGVTFPIRIIYRFKEYLNE; this is translated from the coding sequence ATGAAACCCGCAGTGCTTTCCTCTGTCGTTGACTGTGATCTCTGTATTGGGTGTGGGGTATGTGCAAGCATATGCCCGGATCAAATTCTTGAAATACAATTTAATAAATTTGGAGAGTATACCCCAGTTAGTAAAGGCGATTGTACTAAGGAATGTGGGCTCTGTTTGAAAGTCTGTCCGTTTGCAGATGGAAACCCGGATGAAGATGATATTGGAAAGGAACTTTTTTTCAATATTGCCCATATTCAGCACCGGTCAGAGACCGGTTATTTTCTCGCAACATATGCGGGGTATTCAAACATTGGTGAAAATCGTGAGCATGGTTCGTCGGGGGGAATGGCAACATGGTTGCTTGAAACATTGCTCAAGGATGGAATTGTCGATGCTGTTGCTTGTGTAACGCACAACCCTGATACGGAGAAACTCTTTAAGTTTTCAATTTTTTCTTCAGTTGAAGAGATACGGTCGGCTTCAGGTTCTGCATACTATCCGGTTGAACTCTCAAATGTGATTAGATTTATTTTGGATAATCCTGGTAAATATGCAATCATCGGTCTTCCCTGTTTTGTAAAGTCGATACGACTTGCACAACAGAGGAACAAAAAATTGCGTGAGAGGATTGTAGTTATTCTTGGACTTACGTGTGGCCAACTAAAAAATAAATATTTCACATCGTATATTGGAGCGCTATCTGGCTTGAATGCTGCTCCAACCAGAGTTTTTTTTAGAGGAAAAGATTATAAGCAGACTGCAAATAATTACTATTTTTCATTCAAAGATAATTCCGGAAAAGAATTTAGAATTCATCGGAATGACGGTATTTCCGAAGCATGGGGGAACAGATGGTTTACACAAAATGCCTGTAATTACTGCGATGATATCTTCGCTGAGTGCGCAGATGTGTCGTTTATGGATGCTTGGTTGCCTGAGTATGCGAGCGATCCACTGGGGACAAATCTAATAATTGTGCGTTCTCAACGAGCTCTCGAAATTTTTCAAGGTGCAATAATGAACCATGCTATTAATGTTGACGAAATTTCAATAGGGGACGTTGTTCAAAGTCAGGAAGGAGTTATCGCTGTAAAAAGAGATCACCTTTCATATCACCTGTATTTGTTGAACAAAAATGGAATTACTCCGCTTAAGAAAAGAGTTGATATGGGGAAAAAAATGAATCCATTCATACTCAAGATAATTAGATTAAAAGAAAAAATGCGAATTACTACGCGGTGTTATCCTGCTGCAGTAAATGGAAATGAGGTTTTTAATAGTGAGATGCTACGTAAATCGATGAATCACTACATTAATCAAATTCACCTGCTCCAAAAATTTTCGTCTGGCGTTACCTTTCCAATTCGGATTATCTATCGTTTCAAGGAATACTTAAATGAATAA
- a CDS encoding imidazole glycerol phosphate synthase subunit HisF has product MFRPRIIPCLLLKEKGLVKTIQFKDPRYIGDPINAVRIFNDKEADELVFLDIMASRGGGFLGLRRQAPIAFELIAKISRECMMPLSYGGGITTTDEIKKLFGIGVEKVIINTQAIENPEFIKEASDIFGNQSIIVSIDVKKNSLGEYEVFIRGGTKATGKDPVQFARDIAAMGAGELMINSIDQDGMMTGYDTVLIKTVADAVSVPVIACGGAGKIEDLFDAYENGHASAMAAGSMFVFHGRKRAVLISYPTHSELEEIFLKKNYKLVCRKRI; this is encoded by the coding sequence ATGTTCCGCCCACGCATTATTCCTTGTTTGCTACTCAAAGAAAAAGGACTGGTAAAAACCATCCAATTTAAGGATCCCCGGTACATCGGAGATCCCATTAATGCTGTTCGGATTTTCAATGACAAAGAAGCAGATGAGCTGGTTTTCCTTGATATTATGGCCTCGCGAGGCGGCGGTTTTCTCGGTTTGCGCAGGCAGGCTCCTATTGCATTCGAACTCATTGCAAAAATTTCCCGTGAATGCATGATGCCGCTTTCCTATGGCGGAGGCATTACCACTACGGATGAGATTAAAAAACTCTTCGGCATTGGTGTAGAAAAAGTGATTATCAACACCCAAGCGATAGAAAATCCCGAATTCATCAAAGAGGCGAGTGATATATTCGGAAACCAGAGTATCATCGTATCTATAGATGTTAAGAAAAATTCTCTGGGAGAATATGAAGTATTTATCCGGGGAGGTACCAAAGCAACGGGAAAAGATCCTGTGCAATTCGCCCGTGATATAGCAGCGATGGGGGCCGGTGAACTGATGATCAATTCAATCGACCAGGATGGAATGATGACCGGATATGATACAGTGTTGATCAAAACAGTTGCCGATGCGGTCAGTGTCCCGGTCATTGCCTGTGGCGGTGCAGGAAAGATTGAGGATCTTTTTGATGCATACGAGAATGGCCATGCATCGGCAATGGCTGCCGGAAGTATGTTTGTGTTCCATGGCAGGAAAAGGGCGGTCCTCATCAGTTATCCTACCCACAGTGAACTCGAGGAAATTTTTTTAAAAAAAAATTATAAATTGGTGTGCAGGAAGAGAATATGA
- a CDS encoding hydrogenase formation protein HypD, with amino-acid sequence MATGTDIAKKLNELVDRDMTFMHICGTHEAAIARSGLRSILPEQLKIVMGPGCPVCITPQGEIDAALDLVEKDCIIATYGDLLRVPGSKGSLESCGGDIRVVQGVHKAVEIAEKTDKEVVFISVGFETTAPTVAATILTKPPKNFSILSCHRIVPPAMKWLLEQGEAKLHGFMLPGHVCVIMGYDEYEQFPVPQVVAGFEPEDILLGLLMLVNQVQEGTHRVDNAYPRAVLREGNLKAKKLMYEVFETSDVEWRGFPVIPGSGLRLKKEFEQYDAQKKFDIVFKHVTKHSACICDRVLRGIASPSDCKLYGKVCTPRNPVGPCMVSHEGACKIWHMYHAKKV; translated from the coding sequence ATGGCGACGGGGACAGATATAGCCAAAAAACTCAACGAGTTAGTTGACCGGGATATGACCTTTATGCATATCTGCGGTACGCATGAAGCGGCCATTGCACGCTCCGGCCTGCGGAGTATCCTGCCGGAACAATTAAAGATTGTAATGGGCCCGGGATGCCCGGTCTGTATCACGCCGCAGGGCGAGATTGACGCTGCCCTTGACCTTGTAGAAAAAGACTGCATCATCGCAACCTATGGAGACCTTCTCAGGGTCCCCGGTTCAAAAGGCTCATTGGAATCCTGCGGCGGGGATATTCGCGTTGTACAGGGCGTTCACAAGGCCGTGGAAATTGCCGAGAAGACCGATAAGGAAGTGGTATTCATCTCCGTGGGTTTTGAGACCACTGCACCTACCGTTGCTGCTACGATCTTAACAAAACCCCCGAAAAATTTCTCCATTCTTTCCTGCCACCGCATTGTCCCTCCCGCCATGAAATGGCTGCTGGAGCAGGGCGAGGCAAAGCTTCACGGGTTCATGCTGCCCGGCCATGTTTGCGTCATCATGGGATATGACGAATACGAGCAATTCCCCGTTCCCCAGGTGGTTGCGGGATTTGAACCGGAAGACATCCTGCTGGGTCTGCTCATGCTTGTAAACCAGGTACAGGAAGGTACCCACCGTGTCGATAATGCCTATCCGAGAGCTGTATTGCGCGAAGGTAACCTGAAAGCTAAGAAACTTATGTACGAAGTCTTTGAGACTTCCGATGTCGAATGGCGGGGCTTTCCGGTAATTCCGGGTTCCGGACTCAGGCTGAAAAAGGAATTCGAGCAGTACGATGCGCAGAAGAAATTCGATATTGTCTTTAAACACGTAACCAAACACTCTGCCTGTATCTGCGACAGGGTACTGCGAGGAATTGCCTCACCGTCCGACTGCAAACTTTACGGAAAAGTTTGTACACCCCGGAACCCGGTCGGCCCCTGCATGGTCAGCCATGAAGGCGCCTGCAAGATCTGGCATATGTACCATGCGAAAAAAGTATGA
- a CDS encoding polysaccharide biosynthesis protein: protein MNNYSSKEQLPRNLAGNIVYFFVNFIIGLLLVPYFISTLGVAAYGIIPLATSLSGYVGILTDSLNSAVSRFLTVDLQKEDYTKANKTFNTAFFTISGLILIMVPLVLTLSFFAPTIFNVPLGQETETILLFLGVSSAFLIRSWSANFTVSLFAYNRLDLLNLVSSTNIIVQVLMIVLFFSLIGPSLALVGLAFLIGSVSASVLAIIFSRRHNPHLTINIQFFERSRLHELSGMGWWVIVNQIGSLLFLSSSLIVVNLFFGATLTGEYAIASQWVALLYAIAGTLSGVLTPTVLTYYAKEKTESLLKVSKSAVKMMGLSMALPIGLICGFAPELLTVWVGKEYSFLAPLMIILTGNLAINLAVLPLFSINIAYNRVKIPGILTLFMGIGNLVLAIILSVYTGWGYYGVAIAVAIVLTLKNTFFIPWYATRVLGIPTNTFTRAMFPGIVATIIIAICAAFISQIFYIASLFSLIIAGGLIVIVYLIAIWPLGLDVFERDIFSSYLPLNVRRFFK, encoded by the coding sequence ATGAATAATTATAGTTCCAAAGAACAATTACCCCGAAATCTTGCGGGTAATATTGTATATTTTTTTGTGAATTTTATTATAGGTCTTCTTCTCGTCCCCTATTTCATCTCTACACTTGGCGTTGCAGCATATGGAATTATACCACTCGCAACTTCATTGAGCGGTTATGTAGGGATATTAACAGACTCTCTCAATTCCGCAGTGTCTCGTTTTCTTACCGTAGACCTTCAGAAAGAAGATTACACAAAAGCAAATAAAACATTTAATACCGCATTTTTCACGATCTCCGGATTAATTCTCATTATGGTGCCATTAGTTCTAACCCTCTCTTTCTTTGCACCCACAATATTCAATGTACCATTGGGACAAGAGACTGAAACAATTCTTCTGTTCCTTGGCGTCAGTAGTGCATTCCTTATCCGTTCCTGGTCTGCAAATTTTACCGTCTCGCTTTTTGCGTACAATCGTCTCGACTTGTTAAACCTCGTAAGTAGTACCAATATCATTGTTCAGGTACTGATGATAGTATTATTTTTTTCACTCATTGGACCTTCGCTTGCTCTTGTTGGGCTGGCGTTTCTTATAGGTAGTGTTTCCGCATCGGTCCTTGCAATAATTTTCTCCCGCCGTCACAATCCTCATTTAACGATAAATATTCAATTCTTTGAACGATCTCGATTGCATGAACTCAGCGGAATGGGGTGGTGGGTGATTGTCAATCAAATAGGTTCTCTCCTATTTCTCAGTTCTAGTCTTATTGTAGTGAACCTTTTTTTTGGGGCAACCCTAACTGGCGAATATGCTATTGCATCCCAATGGGTGGCTCTACTCTATGCAATAGCCGGTACATTATCTGGCGTGCTGACACCAACTGTACTGACATATTATGCTAAAGAAAAAACTGAATCTCTTCTCAAAGTCTCAAAAAGTGCCGTAAAGATGATGGGTCTTTCCATGGCGCTACCGATCGGTCTTATCTGTGGTTTTGCACCGGAATTGCTCACTGTTTGGGTAGGTAAAGAGTATTCCTTCCTCGCCCCACTTATGATAATACTAACCGGAAACCTTGCCATCAACCTGGCGGTTCTTCCCTTGTTCTCAATAAATATTGCCTATAATCGAGTGAAGATCCCCGGTATTCTGACATTATTTATGGGCATCGGGAACCTGGTACTTGCAATAATTCTCTCTGTTTATACTGGTTGGGGTTATTATGGTGTTGCTATCGCAGTAGCAATCGTTCTTACATTAAAAAATACATTTTTCATACCCTGGTATGCGACACGGGTTCTTGGCATTCCAACGAATACTTTCACCCGAGCTATGTTTCCGGGAATCGTTGCAACAATAATTATCGCAATTTGCGCTGCCTTCATTTCCCAGATCTTTTATATAGCAAGTCTCTTTTCCCTCATTATTGCCGGAGGTTTAATTGTTATAGTTTATTTGATCGCCATCTGGCCGTTGGGTCTTGATGTATTTGAACGGGATATATTCTCATCATATTTACCTCTGAATGTCAGGAGATTTTTCAAATGA
- a CDS encoding glycosyltransferase family 2 protein, whose amino-acid sequence MPEIPSISVVIPLYNKSPYIARALNSILSQTFQDFEVIVVDDGSTDKGATIVKKFKDPRIRLILQDNQGVSVARNRGIEETRSELIAFLDADDEWLPNHLETLLRLWNRYPEAGAYGTAYLIKEKEFATAQIAPFSNEIPQKPWEGLLPSYFKSATLGYSPISSSTVAIPKSILIEMDGFISNEWWGEDTDLWGRIALKYPVAFSWDGMGIYHTESLNRASKKIELVLENIFVTSAHRAILAGKVPREFQEDLQEYIASKQIQTAGHNLDACRPDLARRILMNCETRNLWKSKYWTLFWTYVPSRIFIILKKIKSKVF is encoded by the coding sequence ATGCCAGAGATACCAAGTATCTCGGTTGTCATTCCTCTCTATAATAAAAGCCCCTACATTGCTCGTGCGTTAAATTCGATCCTTTCCCAGACTTTTCAAGACTTTGAAGTAATAGTTGTCGATGACGGCTCCACGGATAAAGGAGCAACGATTGTTAAAAAATTTAAGGATCCTCGGATACGGCTTATCCTGCAGGATAACCAAGGGGTATCAGTCGCGAGGAATAGGGGTATAGAAGAGACGAGATCTGAATTGATTGCGTTTCTGGATGCTGATGACGAATGGTTGCCGAATCATCTTGAAACCTTATTGAGATTATGGAACCGATATCCTGAGGCTGGGGCATATGGGACAGCATATCTAATAAAAGAAAAAGAGTTTGCGACCGCTCAAATCGCACCATTTAGTAATGAAATACCCCAGAAACCTTGGGAAGGTCTACTCCCCAGTTATTTTAAATCTGCAACCCTTGGTTATTCACCAATATCATCATCAACAGTCGCGATCCCAAAAAGTATATTAATAGAAATGGATGGTTTTATCTCAAATGAATGGTGGGGGGAAGATACGGATCTCTGGGGACGAATTGCTTTGAAGTATCCTGTTGCTTTTAGTTGGGATGGCATGGGGATCTATCACACAGAATCATTAAATAGAGCCTCCAAAAAGATTGAATTGGTATTGGAAAATATCTTTGTAACCTCCGCTCATAGAGCGATACTAGCTGGAAAAGTGCCTCGTGAGTTCCAAGAAGATCTTCAGGAATATATCGCCTCTAAACAGATCCAGACTGCTGGCCATAATTTAGATGCATGTAGACCTGATCTCGCGAGGAGGATTTTAATGAATTGTGAAACCCGAAATTTATGGAAATCAAAATACTGGACCTTATTCTGGACATATGTCCCATCGAGGATATTTATAATTCTTAAAAAAATAAAATCAAAAGTGTTTTGA
- a CDS encoding gfo/Idh/MocA family oxidoreductase yields the protein MDVGVIGCGMMGKNHARIYSELKLADQVYIYDPDLKSVKFLTSHCEFVTHCPTIEDLIQHVDAASICVPTQYHFAVAKQMIESHIPVLIEKPICQTVKEAEDLVNLIPEDLTVGVGHIERFNPIIPELAQIIKHPLYIEINRHNPASTRITGTSIIEDLMIHDIDLLFNLFPIRSWSLTCSGNDDVATALFTINECPAILTASRKSSKKVRRIYIEEEHFTVEGDFMAQELYIHRKPGRFSIEGERYSQETTIEKVQVNKSEPLKKELKTFLRAVRDKKTFPVTPKQGLNNMVLCEQIHTGMCRCGQVQYPEGMRSAVVEKGI from the coding sequence ATGGATGTTGGTGTTATCGGATGCGGAATGATGGGCAAGAACCATGCCCGGATTTACTCGGAGCTCAAGTTAGCCGACCAGGTCTATATTTATGATCCTGATCTAAAATCGGTGAAGTTCCTGACGTCCCATTGTGAATTCGTTACTCATTGCCCTACTATAGAAGATCTTATCCAGCATGTCGATGCAGCCAGTATCTGTGTACCAACGCAGTACCATTTTGCGGTTGCAAAACAGATGATCGAATCCCATATTCCGGTTCTTATCGAAAAACCGATCTGCCAGACCGTAAAAGAGGCTGAGGATCTCGTGAATTTAATCCCGGAAGATCTGACCGTTGGTGTAGGGCACATCGAGCGGTTCAATCCTATTATTCCTGAACTTGCCCAGATCATCAAGCACCCGCTCTATATCGAGATCAACCGGCATAATCCCGCTTCAACCCGTATCACCGGAACTTCCATTATCGAGGACCTGATGATCCATGATATCGATCTTCTTTTCAATCTCTTCCCCATCAGGAGCTGGAGCCTTACCTGCTCAGGTAATGATGATGTTGCCACTGCACTTTTCACCATCAACGAATGTCCGGCCATCCTGACGGCAAGCCGCAAATCCTCAAAAAAGGTCCGCAGGATTTACATCGAGGAGGAACATTTCACGGTTGAGGGGGACTTCATGGCCCAGGAACTGTATATTCACCGGAAGCCAGGACGGTTCTCTATTGAAGGAGAGCGGTATTCCCAGGAAACAACGATTGAAAAAGTCCAGGTCAATAAATCAGAGCCTCTCAAAAAAGAACTCAAGACATTCCTCCGGGCGGTGCGGGACAAGAAGACGTTCCCCGTCACGCCAAAACAGGGGCTGAACAATATGGTACTCTGCGAACAGATCCATACCGGGATGTGCCGGTGCGGGCAGGTGCAATATCCGGAGGGCATGAGATCTGCGGTGGTGGAGAAAGGGATCTGA
- a CDS encoding N-acetyl sugar amidotransferase, which produces MVSSKGQICTRCILDTTVPEISFDSKGVCSFCKIHDSLEKTHPLHEEGKKYFTSLIEQIKKEGGNNAYDCIVGVSGGRDSTYTLYTAVEMGLRPLAVHFDNGWNSEIAVNNIKNATNKLDIDLHTVVADWEEFKDLQKSFLSASVSDAEVPTDYVIISVLMQTANKFHVRYIFNGHSFRTEGVAPIGWTYMDGKYIRSVHARFGKQKITSFPVMSLSELLYYTFIKRIRMIDVPEFIEYNQAVVDDVLKNKLGWNYYGGHHHENVFTEFFQSFYLPKKFDIDKRKLEYSALVRSGQMKREDALNEVQHPYSYNPEIIDYTLSKMGLSKEKFQEIMDAPRKSFKDYPTYYPIIKAARFPIGLACSLHLLPPVFYEKYLGG; this is translated from the coding sequence TTGGTTTCTTCAAAAGGACAAATTTGTACGCGATGCATCCTTGATACTACTGTACCAGAAATTTCTTTTGATTCTAAAGGTGTATGTTCCTTTTGCAAAATCCATGACTCTCTAGAGAAGACTCATCCACTCCATGAAGAAGGAAAAAAATATTTTACTTCCCTTATTGAACAAATCAAAAAAGAGGGCGGGAACAATGCATATGATTGTATTGTTGGAGTGAGTGGAGGGAGAGACAGTACATATACATTATATACTGCAGTTGAAATGGGATTACGACCACTTGCGGTTCATTTTGACAACGGCTGGAATTCTGAAATCGCTGTCAACAATATTAAAAATGCGACAAATAAACTTGATATTGACCTTCACACGGTTGTTGCTGACTGGGAGGAGTTCAAGGACCTCCAGAAGTCATTTCTGTCGGCATCGGTTTCTGATGCTGAAGTTCCTACAGACTATGTAATTATTTCTGTCCTCATGCAGACCGCAAACAAATTTCACGTGAGGTATATTTTTAATGGCCATTCTTTCCGTACTGAAGGTGTAGCACCAATAGGCTGGACCTACATGGATGGAAAGTATATCCGAAGTGTCCATGCCCGTTTCGGGAAACAAAAGATAACCAGTTTTCCCGTTATGAGCCTTTCTGAGTTACTGTATTACACATTTATCAAACGCATCCGAATGATCGATGTCCCGGAATTCATCGAGTACAATCAAGCGGTTGTTGATGATGTCCTAAAGAACAAACTCGGGTGGAACTACTACGGGGGTCATCATCATGAGAATGTTTTCACAGAATTTTTCCAGTCATTTTATCTTCCGAAAAAATTCGATATCGACAAACGGAAGCTGGAGTATTCTGCCCTTGTCAGGTCAGGCCAGATGAAGCGTGAGGACGCCTTAAACGAAGTACAGCACCCATATTCGTACAATCCTGAGATTATCGATTATACTCTTTCCAAAATGGGGCTTAGCAAGGAAAAGTTCCAGGAAATTATGGATGCTCCAAGAAAATCGTTTAAAGATTACCCCACATATTACCCAATTATCAAAGCTGCCCGGTTTCCCATCGGACTCGCTTGTTCTCTTCATCTTCTCCCACCGGTTTTTTATGAAAAATATCTCGGTGGATAG